accttAAAAGGGACTGaagtgaagacatcctgatgcatactggtGCACGAGATGGGCCCATAGATTTTCTATTGAATCTGTCTCATTACCTGTCGGACAGAGAGGGCGGTACGCGCACTCCTCTCTCCCCGCGTTCTAGAGATCGTGGTGGTCTCGGCACTCAGACCCCCATTGATTTGATTTGAACTTTTGATATGTCCAAAATTGTCTAAATCTGGGACTGCTGTAATCCTCCTCCAGCATGCATGTTATACCGCCCTAGACCTGTAATGCTGGCGAAATGTAGTCGACTGTTTCATTCACATCATTGTTTCCTAGTGTATTCACACATTGTTTTCTCCCCTAAACAGTGGGATACGGCAGGGCAGGAGAGGTTCCGAACTATCACATCCAGTTACTACagaggagcgcacggcatcattgttGTGTACGATGTTACAGACCAGGTAAATAcaatatttcagtacagtatgtGGTCTGCCCCCACAAAGACTTACAGAGCCTATAGAACTCATAAGGGTCCTGGGTCCCAGTCTCTTTACAGCACCGTAGAATGTTATATGCAGATGTCACTTGACACTCGGCAAGCTAAACCTCAGCGTGTGTCACGGGACATGAAAATCGTGATATTGCATCGTGACGTCTCATGTAATGTTTGCCTATAGAGTTGAGATTCAAGATGCAATCTGCGATTGTCACAAAATTCACCCCTGTTAATTTTTGGTTGCACCTCACACTTGACTCTGCAATTACAAACCGCAATGCAAGTCATGTATGACTTGCATGCATCCTTTATGTAACgtggcagtatttttattttttatttttttttgttacctcttACATGAGGCTTTTGTCGCATTAAatgttaatttttaaaaaattttgtgcatatttttttgtATCCTGCTGCTCCCATTGATCTCCAGAAGGGGCACAAATGCTCACTTAGCACTGTGCCCTCCCGCTGGCTCTGATTTATGCCAGAAGGGCATGGTGCGTTTTTTACCCTTCAGTTTTAGCGGTTGGGAGAGGGACCCATACTCCTGCAAATCAACACTTCTGACCTGTCAAACGTTTTCTGAGATATAATGATCTTTTTGGGGTCATCTATTTGTGACGCCACTGGAGGGCACAGTTGTTTTTTTACTGTATACAGAATCCAATAGTTTGcgatagggatcgaccgattatcggatttaccgatatcggcagatattcaggattttgaacgctatcggtatcggcatttattttgccgatattccgatagcgtatggggagcACAGAtcacgctgctgacagcgctctccgtgttccctcagcagcagcacaggggagaaggagcagtgtctcctccccctgtgctgctgccgccaatgaaaggacaggggacaagaggaggggaggagctatggccactgcgccaccaatgaagattaatctctcatttattcatatacaggaggcgggagctggctgcagaatcacatagccggctcccgacctctatgagctgtagctgcgatctgcggtagttaactcctcaggtgccgcggatcgcagctacttgtcatagaggtcgggagctgactatgtgatcctgcagccagctcccgcctcctgtatatgaataaattagagattaagcttcattggtggcgtagtgcgccccccagtattagacattggtggcacagtgcgccccccccccccccccccccccagtattgagcattggtggcgcagtgcgcctcccccccaagcccccccagtattaagcattggtggcgcagtgcgccgccccccccagtattaagcattggtggcgcagtgcgcctccccccccaagcccccccagtattaaccaGTGGTGGGGCATAGGGCCCCCCCaacccagtcgcagtgcgcccccccacaggatcccctctcccctgctcctccgatcggagccccagcagtgtaatgctggggctccgatcggttaccatggcagccaggacgctattgaagccctggctgccatgataagctccatgctgctgtgtgcacaaagcacacagcagcagggacagcgtgagctcctattcaccctgacagatctctatcagggtgaataggacaagggttctagtccctaagggggctaaaagttagttaaacaaaaataaaaaaaattacaaaaataaaaacaccaaaatattaaatataaatgaaaaagaaagatttacaaaaatacACATGAACAATAAACATTacttttcagcagatttgtgggaatttttttttttttttcaaaaatgaaaattcccagaatatcggtataaattatcggtatcggccctaaaaaaatcaatatcggtcgatccctagtttgtGATGACATCTTCTATACTAATGCAAACCTACATGTAAGGCTGTGTGTATGGAAAAGActcattggattttttttatttttttattgcaggaATCTTTTAACAATGTAAAGCAGTGGCTTCAGGAGATAGACCGTTATGCCAGTGAAAATGTCAACAAGTTGTTGGTAGGGAACAAATGTGACCTGACTACAAAGAAAGTAGTTGACTACACAACAGCGAAGGTGGGTAATGGGGCTCTGTGGCAGCTCATTTGGTCATTAGTTATCAGTAATTTCCACCTTATTTTGAAGTTGGCCTTGTCTAAACCTTTCATTAGCTGATAGTGGGGAATTCGCTTACCCATTTATACTGACTGATATCAGCAGGTCTAAATGCTTGTTTTTCTTGCACGGAAATGACATTCACTGGCCCATGGTCTTTTCGATGACAGTTGGAATTCCGTATATAACAGTCTTAAAGAGGTTGGCAGgtttccaatattgatgaccaatcttcaggataggttatccatatcagattggcggggtctgactcccagcacccctgccgatcagctgtggcACTCCTGTGGTCTCCTTGCAGCTTATCAAGCTCAGCGCTATGTATTgggtagtggctgtgcttggtattgcagcctggccccactcacttgaatgggactgagctgtgcctaggccaggtGACCAATGTACGTGATTTCACAGGCCTAAGAAGAGGCCACAACACTCACAGTAATACCACAGCCTCTTAAAACATCTGAACGGTGCATGTGCTGCGTTGTTACAGCGGtgtgcaggtgtaattacagctgctccctcccattcacttcttcCAGAAGGAGCATCTACACTCCATCTGCTCCTTTGATGTGAATGGGCCGGAGCAGCTGTCATTACATCTGCTTGCTGATGAGATGCCGTCGGCTAGCAGGTAAACTGTGAAGAGCATGCGTGagcactgcgttctcttcaaacaactTATCGGCAGGGGTATTGGGAGTTGGGCCCCTGCCAGTatgatattaatgacctttcccgaggataggtcatcaatataggaagccagccaacccctttaaggctctgtgCAGACTACATCAGAGCCCTATTTATGGTGTACACGCTGGGAAAAGCTGGTGGCATATACATCATACTTAAATATAGGTCTTGTTCCACCCGACAGTGCAGTAGTTGTCTTTGGCCTCGATCAGGCTGATAGATGATGTATACGTACCGCAGTAGGCAAccctaaataattttttatgcTTTGCGGGGGGAAAGATCATCTTTTGATTACTATGGTCAATGTACATATTCAGTACCTCATgcatcctatttatttattttcctcccaacaggAATTTGCAGATTCCCTGGGAATTCCATTCTTGGAAACGAGTGCAAAGAATGCGACAAACGTAGAGCAGGCCTTCATGACAATGGCTGCCGAGATCAAAAAGAGAATGGGTCCTGGAGCCACAACTGGCGGTCCAGACAAGCCCAACGTCAAGCTCAACCCCAGCACTCCAGTCAAGCAGTCCGGCGGAGGTTGCTGCTAAAACGgcctgccccctccccccactcGACCACCCCATTCCCTCCTCTCAGCAGTGAAATCTCAATCTGAACCTaagtgacaacaaaaaaaaaattgcctgaaTTGTACTGTATGTAGCCGCACTACAACAGAATCTTACCGTCTCCCCAAAGGTCAGCGATTGTAAACGCTCaatactgacttttttttttatgcccttGACTCAAGACAGCGAACTTCATTTTCAGAACTGTTTTAAACCTCCCCCCTCTCCCCTGTATGTGCTGGTTTCTCAATGTGCGTAACCTTTGTTGCTTTACTAATGGCAGACTGTTCCTCGTCCCCGTCCCCCCCACGTGATTAAGCTATCTATTCACCCCCGCCCtccattatattattattattttaattttattttttccctagtACCAATTGGCCGATTTAGGAGTCGGGTTTAGTCTTCTGAAGATGAAGTTCAGCCATTTTGTATCAAACAGCACACCAGTGTCTGTCAGTTTCCATGCATCAATAAAAGTTAGTGAGATGTTCTATGTAAGATTTGATTTTTGCTAGTTCTTTTTCTCGTAGAGCTGTGAATGGAAAGATTACACTTGCGATGGGCCCAGAGGAGCCTGCAGCCCATTGTGCTGCCCAgctcccccaccccctccaactaTTCGAGGCGCGACTAGTTTCTTCATATAATTTGTGGCTGCAGAACATTGTGATTTGTTGCACAGAAATGTAACAAAGAAGCAaagaaatgtttaataaatattgTACTTATTGGAAGTAATCTCAAACTGTACGGTGATAAGTATTGTCTTAATTTGTCTTAGTCACAGGGAAATATGAAGGTATTAAGTATTTCTGGCCAACACTGCCCTGCATGTAATGGAAGTTTACATAGGGGGTTACTCGTATACGAAACTAACAAGTGCTTAACTAACCCAATCGTTTGCAACCACTATTATTGCTTCAAATGTCTATTtggtaatatatataaaaaaaaaaaagtaggtgaATTAGTAAATTTGTACAAGAGGGAGAAGTGTTAGTGAATGTGCAGTGTTTGCCCTGTTTTCTTCGTTCAGGCGTCCAGTCTCCTCCACTAGATCTGCCGGTTTTAGATTCTGAAGAGGCGTACAGCAGTGCAAGTGTGACGGTGATGTCACTTTTTTGCCATTAAGTCTATGCTGTTCTATTTGTTTTCTCATTGAAAGTGTACCCTTTATctacatacatataaatataatatatgcaCCCGCACAGCGATGGCGGACCCTTATGTTGTCGAAGCCATTATTTCTAAGAATTATCACCCACAAAATGGCTGGGACAAGGACTCTAGTCTCGTCCCAGATGCATAGTGCCAGTCCTGTCCTAAGCTTCAAATGACAAGTACAATTTCTAGACCTAGCAAGCTGGCAGATTATAGAAAGAAGATGTAAATCACTGTATGTAGAGCGGAAGGACATCTTGTACTTGACAGTGGTTTTTTGAATATTGGATAATCGGTCCTCTTATGTATATAGCAGTTATACTTCTGTGGATGGTGTCTAAATCTGCTAACTTATGCTACCTATACAGGTTGGAAATTTGGAAACCTGTGTGTTTTTGTGTTAATGAAAATAAAACATGTTAACACTGAATGTGTAGTGAGCCGTGGTCATGGCGTACAGGATCCTCTGGGGCACCTTCTCTGTATGTATGGGTCTCTAATAACTCCGTGCCCTTTACTTTAATGGCACTTCTCATGTAACGTTGATTCAGTGGTGACTGTTGTAGTGAAATCACCGAGCTAACAGGTTTtcctatttaaagggcatctgtcagcagatttgtacctatgacactggatgacctgttacatgtgcgcttggcagctgaaggcatccgtgttcgtcccatgttcatatgtgcccgcattgctgagaaaaatgatgttttaatatatgcaaattagactctaggagcaacggaggcgttactattacacctagaggctctgctctctctgcaactgccacgccctctgcatcTTGATTGACGAAGCCAGGTGATATAGCTTACACTGCCTGaccctatcaatcaaagtggagagggcgtggcaattagatacagcagcgcctctaggtgtaatggcaactttCCCGTTGCtctgtctcatttgcatatattacatttttttatttttctcagtaatgtgggcacatatgaacagaaACCAACACCAAttctttcagctgccaagtgcacatgtaacatgtcagccagttccataggtcaaatctgctgacagatgccctttaaggtcaCATGTAGCGACCACTGGGCCAAAAACTGCACCAACATGCGCCATTGATTGCTAATGGTTGTGTGCTCATTAACAATCTTTTTGAAAACCATTTGtggtaaaatagaaaaatatatgctaTGTAAGGCttatatagcatcataaatcaatatgatGGTATGCGACCCCCGTCAGTGCTCCAGagttcaggacgggtgctctCCCTGACGCAGGCTGCTAGTCTGATGCGTGGgactcgctagtgtgaaaggggcctaaagctggCTGTATACATTAGATGTGCAATAGGCGGGTCCACCTGATcatgtaatgtgtatggtggcCTCCATACTCTCCCCCGATGTTGGGCTTCAACACCCTATCCTGTTTCAGCAGAACAGCTGCCAGGAGTTTGGCAGCCACTTCTCCCCTCTTCTATTCCTTTACGTATACATTCTTGAGCAGGTGGAGTATGTATGGGAGGATCAGGAGAGATCTGTTGGCCGAATGCTTGTACTATTTCATGTATAGCCAGCTTCAGGCCTCTATCAcataagcgagttttccgcatgggtgcgatgcatgacgtgaacacatagcacccgcactgaatcctgacccattcatttaaatggctctgtgtacatgagcgtttttttcacgtaTCTGTTCTGGTTGTGTGACAAacgcagcacgttctatattctgtgttcctcatgcagccctggccccatagacgtgaatagggcttcagtgaaaaatgcattgcttccacaagcaagtgcggatgcaatgcttttttaactgatggttgctaagagatgttgtttgtaagcctttagtttttttatcatgcacgtgaaaacgaaacgcatcaaaacgcattgcacccgtgcggaaaacacaactactgaacacaatcgcagacataaatgactgaacttgcttgcaaagtggtgtgattttccctgaacgcatccggacccaaTCTGTCgcgctcgtgtaaaagaggcctaaaggtggtTTCTTGGAATTAAGCTTTCAGCTATCCCCCCGATTTCATATTTGCCTGTTCCCGGGCGCTAGCTCTAATCCACCCTGGCTCCCACCATCTGCTGGTCCTTGGCAGGTATAGATATGGTTATGTGCACTGGCGAAGCCAATGACTAGCTTCAGCTGTGACGTGTTCCCAAGCTGAATTCTGTCTGTGCCTTAGGCGTAACACTTTTATATTTTCAGGAGTGCCCCTTTCAATGATGTGAGCAGCATGTGTCTAAATTCAGCTTCAAAGAGGACTAGTCGGCTCTTGGATATGTTTTTAGTACGTACATTTCCAGGCTTGTTAGTTCTCTGGAAATACCTCCTTTAGTAGACCCTTTCCAATGACATGACGGGGTTAAAGGACCAGGGCTGTAAAGTGAGGCTGAGTCTTTGCAGCATTAAGAAATAAGCTGGTACAGCTAGAAGCATGTAGATGCCACCTCTCTTCAGTCCTGGTCCCAATAAGCTGCCCTCTATTTACAGAAATTGGTCCTCGTCTGGTCAGTGTGCAGCTTGGCATGACGGGAGCAgaggttttttttctcattatgtaTCACACTGTTACTTTTCTCTGTTGAAATGCACAAATATTGCGGACTGATTTTTCTCTATTGACAGTTTGTTACTGGTCATCTGTGTAATGAGTGCAAAtactattttaattatttttttcaacaatCTATACATTCCTTTCCATCGAGTATGTTGCCGCCAATAAAAAACACAATGACACTAGGCATCTGCGTGTGCAACTTTTTAATGGCTGCTATAAAAACCAGACAAAtacaaaatcacaaaaattgtaTAAGGTAGTTCTGAAAATACATACAAATGTGTGATAGTACAAAATAACATTGTGTTCAGGCCTCGGGTAGGATACACATAAATATGTGGTATACATTGTCTGTGAGGGGGCATGCAGACGGCCGTTGGCTGGACCATCCGTGTGGCTGCCGCACATTTATCCAGACCTATTcagcttgaatgggtctgtgatctgtccgcaccacaaaaaactaaattctatttttttttgcggtgtggcggcatggagagaaacctgacagaagcactctgtattgcgaacccattcaagtgcatgggtccgcatctgtgatgcagtgCAAAAACTGCCGGGATCCCTATACGGCAGacagcaatacgggcacggctgtGGAATggccgtctgcatgaggcctaatggtaaATTATATGTAGTGAATGATCCACTCGATCAGCAAATGCAAAAATCACTGGACACACTGTAATCCTCTGTTCATAGCTGATTAAAAGGATCACATgattcccccaaataaaaatctCCAAAGGGAATCTTGGGCTTTAATAATCACAAGTCTGTTATTGCCCAAAACGATCTGGTTCTGCTAAAGGTTTCtaaactgcagcagaagaatcGTAGTCAGTggtggggtaatttatcaaaaccGGCATTTCTAACACCAGTCTAGATCCACATTGGAGTGGCGCATCTTGGGACGTCCATGTACGCCAGCTATGAGCTGGCCTAGATTTCAGATGCAATGTGCTCgttatcttaaccccttagtgaccacacatttttttaaattgcattccaagagctataacttattttttttttatttcttcatcAGTGtgcctgtatgagggcttattttttgcaggacaagttagtttttaatgcaccattttgggtacatgtaatCATTGATTAACACCAGCGATCCAGCttaaaccccctttgtttacgtcagtaaaaaggcatattgtcactaaggggttaaatctgtGAGGCTACAccagcctctttttttttttttttaagtgataagTGTTGTGAACATGTTTAGGGACCTGGTTGTTTCCACATTCTACATTAAATGGTGTCACGCAGGCTGGATCTCTTCTTCAATGTGCCTCACGCTTGTCGGAGTGGGTGCACTTTATTTCACGATGGTACAGTCTCTAAGTCCCACGTTTAACGTGTGTTAACTGAAAGAAAACACAATACTGGTTAATGAAATGATTAGTCTCTGAAAGAGCTTTGCTAAACATTGGGATGTCTAACCTTGATCTATGGTGTCGATGTCCCCAGAAGTTTCTGGTAGCCACCACCAGGgaaagctcactgcatacagattgtAAGTCCATAATAAagcttgagctccccctagtggtagctgtagaTAGGGAGAAAATGATCAAATTCTAGCTAACTACACAGCTACAAATGAAGCTCCAAGATACATTAAGAAATCAGCACAGACCGTCCTAAAAATAAGATACATTCTAACAAAAGGTGAAACATGACTACTACTAATCTTAATGGTTGGGATCTTAACAGCACTGAATATTTATGCAGATGGAGGTTGTTTTAGATTGCTGGGTAGTTGGTTTCCCAGACATAAAACATTCTATGATTGAGAACATAATGCTGACAACTACTCCTCCCACTATCAACAATTGTTTCTCTCAGTTGCAGTACACCTGCAAATACTGTCCACCATCTCCAGTTCTCTTCAAGTATGGAAACTTTTCCACAACTCTTAGGGCTTGTTCTATCAGAGGTTCATGAATGAGGGCTTTTCATGGTCCTTCTGGTTGGCTCTGGACCTCATACAGAATGTAAACCATCTTGTGGCCAGGTGTTGATGGGTTTGTAATTTTACCCCTCAGCTGAATAATGATGTATATCAACTGTAAGTAATGGTTATAATCCACGGGGAACAATTTCCAGAAGTCTACTGAATGTGTAGTTAGAAAATCCACCAGTGTGTCTGTCTAGTAACCTCCTTTGAGAGGGATGTGCATGCTAGGCGCCCTTATCTCGGCAATTAGCGGTACCATAGCTCAGATTCAGTCCGGTCCATGTTCCTGATGAcccaaactcacagcatcatgtAGGGACCTGTCAGTTCAGGTCATGAGACATGTGGTCATCAGGCTTTGCtgttttattaaacttgtctgaaATTGGCCTTTaaggatgtttaaaaaaaaaaaaaaaaaaaacatggctgctcagTCACTTGAATAAAGTTGAGCTGCAAGACCAGAGGCATTTATCTCTTCAAACCTGGTCAAGACACTTGGGCTATGAAACCGTAGTGTTGCCGACATGATCCTGATCGCCTCCAACCTTCTATTCTGGATTTGGGAGTGGTTCAGGATAAATGACATTAGTATGCACGGACCCTTACTCTTTTCCTAGTTCATTGTAAGCTTGAAGAGGTACTTTATAAATAATGTATCATAACCCCCAAGTTCCTGGCACCGTTTGCATGGATAGCGCAGGTTTTTGACTATTACCTGTACATAATTGTAATGACAGGAAATGCCCTCATGGGGGCGTTGCATTGAACTTTCTATTATGTTGATCCTGAGGAGCTTTATGGACCCGCCATGCATCACCAATGTTGTCTCCATAACTGTTTGTCGTCTTTCACTATCTTTAGACTGTGTTTGAGTAGGGCCTCCCATGAAAAATGAATATGCTTGTAAAATCTATTGTTCCGTGTATTGTTCCATCTATGTATACAAGCTGTCATACAATAAAGATATCAAAACTGGGAATTCTGATAGTTCCATATAATTCCGCTGCCTTCACAGGAAGACTAGAAGTTATTTTACAGCTGGTGTGGCCAAGGACCTGCTTTAGGCCAGACACACCAGCGAGTTCAATGCCATAAACTTGCAGCGTGTGATTTTCCCGttctgacagtatcacacagcattagggctcattcacacgaccgcgccatgttttgtggatgccatccatgttcaTCCTGCAATTTGCAGGCGGACCATcctagaaatgcttattcttctctgcaaaatggacaagttcTGTCTTTCTTTGCGGGTCCACGGAACggcgcaacagatgcggacagcacactgtgtactttCTGCATCTTTTGAGGCACCcgttaaaataaatgggtccgcacccatcctgcaaaattgtggaatggatgctttaatgagcccttatgctgattttataatgctgtgtgaccctgaACTACACTGCCAAGACCCTCAAGGGGGATTGTCCACACACTGCGCCAACGGACATGTCCCTTCTATGTGCGGTCATCATGGCTTTAAACCACCAGCTGTGCGAATAGAAGGCAATGCGGCAGCTGGTGGCATTATGGCGCAGTGTCAATTCTGAAATTCCCGTGTGAACACACccttaaggggttttccaggtgtttaatattgatgtcctatccccaGCTcatgtcatcaatgtcagatcagcggtggtctgactctcggcacccaccactgatgagctgtttgaggaagccgtgGCAATCACCggtctcctcgcagcttaccaagtacaCGGCGGGgcaattggacaacccctttcacttgaatgagactgagctgtgcctaggcctcgtgaccaatgaacgtgacgccACAGGcgtgttcaaacagctgatcctgaggatagaccaccatatcaaaatctcagacaacccctttaaacatgtaGCTTGCCTGTGAACATAAAATGTGAGGATTTTTCTCCACCATGGtcaattaatattatatatatatatatatattttttttttttattaagctgctttcacatttgtgttttttctggatcagcaaaaacgcttccgttagggtaatacaaccatctgcatttgttataaacggatccagttgtattctctaaaatagccatgatggatccggcgctaaaaccattgtaagtaaaTGGGAgccagatccgttttcttttgagtccgagaaaacggatccggcaccattgacttacattgtgttttcatgccggatcagtcttgctccagaTGCCATGACTCACTCAAAAACTCTGTCCggcatgggaatgcaaccaaaccAAAACCATTTTCCTCTAGTATttagatcctatgatggatcttaaTACCAAAAAGGAAAAGCACAGATGTGAAAACAGCCCAAGTTTCGAACAAAGCTCATACATTCATGTGCTTTGTGCACTTTTTTAAACTACATATGCTATTGATCTCTATGGACTGGTAAGCGGATGGTGACATTTTTCCTGGTGTAAAGGTGACCAGAAGATAGTTGAAcccttttttctatttattttcacTGTATACCAGATGTGTGTTAATATCTTTGGAACAGGATGTTGGCTTAGTTTCTATTGTAATGGTTTGCCTGGGGCAGAAACATATGTTAACGTCCACTGTGCTGCTTCTATACCTTGGTTAATCTTACTCAGCTCACCATGCAATATCATGGAGATATAGTAATTTAatataccagacacagcccgtgtattaaagggaacctgtcaccaggattttgggtatagaactaaggacatgggttgctagatggctgccagcacatccgcaatacccattccccatagctctgtgtgcttttattgtgtataaaaacctatttgatacatatgcaaattaacctgagatgagtcagagcttgaaaatatgactcttctctggtcacacaagtaagatatgactcttttatgttaatttgcatatgtatcaaatcggtttttatacacaataaaagcacacagagctatggggactgggtattgcggatgtgctggcagccatctagcaactcatgtcctcagctctatacacaaaatcccggtgacaggttccctttaagcactcaTTGACATGCAGAATTACAGacactgccaccactagagggagcacctTGCATACAGAGTAATTTACATACGCAATGAGTTCCCTGTAGTGGCAGCTACAAGCCACCAAAGGTTTATCATGTAATTATATAGCTGGGATTCAGAGCCAtgtaataaaaaagaaacatGTATCTGACcccaataaatatacagtatattttatgGATCCTTATCCTGGATCACAGAACACAATACTATCCTGAAGTGCCAGGAATACTAGATGTTTACCTTGGACCTACCCTTGTCCTCCAGGGATATCTACTACATGTTGAATGGTAATACAATTGGGGATTGGAGGTTACATTTTGCTTAAGCAAAAATGCATTTCTAATAATAACATCTAAGTAACCCCCTATGTGGGGACATTAGCTTCATGTAAGGTTAACATTAATTGCAGTGGAGGAACCATCAGTTGCTAATAAGACATGTTAAtaagttaaagtgtaactgtcatgtttattttagcatatgttactgc
The genomic region above belongs to Bufo gargarizans isolate SCDJY-AF-19 chromosome 4, ASM1485885v1, whole genome shotgun sequence and contains:
- the RAB1A gene encoding ras-related protein Rab-1A; translation: MSSMNPEYDYLFKLLLIGDSGVGKSCLLLRFADDTYTESYISTIGVDFKIRTIELDGKTIKLQIWDTAGQERFRTITSSYYRGAHGIIVVYDVTDQESFNNVKQWLQEIDRYASENVNKLLVGNKCDLTTKKVVDYTTAKEFADSLGIPFLETSAKNATNVEQAFMTMAAEIKKRMGPGATTGGPDKPNVKLNPSTPVKQSGGGCC